The window TCATGTACCGTCCGACGTGGGAACTCTTAATTGTGTGTGCAGCAGATTTTAAACAATACCAGGAATCGCTGTCCACTTCTTCTTCCGCCTCACAGGCAGAGGAGAGTACTGCAAACTGGAAAGGATATTTAGTATGCTCCCCTGACAGCGCAAATATCaaagatttatttattttttcaagccgAACGAAAGAATGAAAAAGAACTTGCGGAATTGTTTCAGGCTCCAATTGTTTATGAAAGGGGACAAAAGCAAATATCCAGCTGGAAAAGGGTCACTCCCACTCGGGAGTGGCCAACGAGTGGGTTACGACCCTTATAAACATGTCAATCACAAGTAAATTGTTGCAGATTTAATGGTCGCCCAAGGAATGTGGGTCTGGCAATAGAAATCCCGgccaggacaggacaggaccGGCCAGGCCCTAGACCCACTCAAATGCAAACGGAATTTCAGTGCTGTGTCAGCAAAAGCTGGCATTTAAAAAACGCTACAGTGAATACTCCTGGTGATGAACTATATAACATATTGTGATACATCCGTATGAAATAGGGTTCACATTTAAGTAAGAACGATTGATTTCTTTAGTCAGGGTCAGTATCCATCCCCTCGACACAGATTCCAGTTCAAGGACTATCCACTGTATTTGGAATACAGAGCGTCCTGTCATAGATTTCGCTTTCCATTTCACTGCTTACCATGAATTTATGGGCAATCTTTGGAGGCCTAGGCGCGATGGTTCGTTTAATGAAACTTAAAGTGCGTGCCAGACCGCTCGAGCACGTATCCGAAAGTTGTAAGATTTGGGAACGGGGATAGGATAGGGGGTAGAGGGCAGGGACAAGCGGAACGGATGAAGTCAGGGCTGCACTCAATTGCAATGGCCTGCCGCAAAATGGCGTCGAAAGCACTTCCGCTCaagttaaaaacaaaaagtcatGCAACGGGGCATCATCGGACGTGGAATGTGGCTGCTGCTCGGCGGCCACCTTAGTTTTTTCTATTCCTTGTAGCAACAGTGCCAGTGGTAGGGGCCCCCAAACCCTCCTAGCTTTAGCGACCATTAGAAAATTGCGAAAATTGCGCACACGTTTCGCACAGTGCTGCTGAAGTTGCATGTGCCCCTGCAATCGAGTGCAGTTTGTGGCTTCAGATTTATTGCAGCGGGCTGAGCTGAGAACTGCTCGAGAGCAGGAGCCAGCTCGCATTTTAAACCGTTTTCGTTAAGTTTGGTTTATTAAGCCCCACGCTCTGCCCATGCCTGGCCGTTGCATAATTTATTCGGTTTAAGGGCTTCCCACCAATTCATTTCAATCAGGCGGCAAAAGGCggctgtggcagtggcagtggcggtggctcgttttaaatcatttaatgCGGTAGTTTTGGCCATTTTACGGGCTCTGGAGGTGCGGCAGCTGATGTTTATTGGACGGATGCACGCCGCATCGAAAGTGCTCGAGAATTGCCTTAAAGTTTGTCCGGAGAATTTATGGTTTTCACCTTGAACATTTCCCTCATTTGCGGTCAAATTTTATGGCTGCTTGTGGCACTTTTATGCGAAGCTTAATTTAAGGTTGAACTATTTGATTGACTAACTAACTCTTAAACTCCTGCTCAGTGTCCTTAATTTTGGTGAAGGACCCATGAACGCTTGCCTCGAATAATCCATCACTTTCCTCGTCGTTGGGATGCGAACCCCAAACGGCGTTTATCAGGTACGTTCCGGGAACGTTACTTTAACCCCTTTAAGTCTGTGCTTAACCCAACGCCGCACAAAAGAAAAGATTGCCGGAATCGGAGGCGAAATGCGTTCAAGTTTCAGCTAGGCATTTAAGTGCTAGGAAAGAGCTCTCTCTGTTTCCTCGACCCAGGCCACTTTAATTTGCAAATCTGGGCATATGCCGTCAAGGCTTTATGGTTTCACCTTCGAAATGCCGAAAAATGAATTGGACGGGAGGAGGCTGGGGCAGAGAACCCTGCGGCGTCTCTGATTACAACTGAAATATGCCACGTGTAGATACTATATAGCCACACAAGCAAGTGTGTGGGCGGGATTTTAGAGCAGACATTGTAGAGAAATGGCAAAATCGATAGAGCACTCACTCGGTCCGGGCTGATGGGATCTGATCCTAGGGTTCTTCGCCAAACGTTAATTGATTGAATAGCCAGCCAAGCGCGGCCATTCGAGAAGACAAAAGCGAAACTCCGGCCATAAATATTAATACGGCCAATCAAAATGTATGACAAGGAAATTATGCGAGGCACAaacaaatgtttaaaattcaGCCAACAATTCCTGAGTCCTGGCCTGGGCCTCTGCTGttggcagcagcaacagggaGAGggtgttttatttaataaatgccACTTCCAAAAGCCACTTTCCACCCATTTCTCCGAACGTGGTTACTAGGCGTTGCCCCGAAAGTAGGCAGCGAAAATTCCTTGTTAAATGAAACGGCCTACTTTGGGGATGGGAGCCATTAGACTCGGCGGCCATTAGATGGATTTGTGCATTTTGTTTCATCATTCATTTGCCTAGCTGATTACTTCACAACCGAGTTTATGAAACTATTTTCGCAAGTCCATTTGCGATTCTTTcggaatttaataaattttcaattggCCTTCGGTGGCGCTGAGTTTTATGAGTTTTATGAGGACCTGCCCTCTAGGATCGGAATCTATGGCATCGACTTGCCGTTGCGCTAATTGTTCTAATGCGCTCAAGCAGTAAGCTGCTTAAATTTCTCAAATTGCATGTGAATGGCTCAGGAGTAAGTGGCGGAGAAATGTGTCCTTCATCCAAAGGACTGCCTGCTGAGGCAGTCGAGGTCGTTAACTACATAGTTGGATTTTGTGAGCAATTACTGGAACACAGATTAAATTCCCAATAAGCTCTGCCTTGGGACTTGAACATTCGTTTAAACCAGACATTTTtcagtttaaagtttaaatttcAAGCACAGcttgattattttaatacaTATTGGTTCGGAAAGTGGCAGCTACATAAATGAATCACAGTTTGCTTATCTTCCTTCGTTCGAAAAACCTCTCCTGCTCCATTCTCCGCTGCCTGGCACTGATCTGCACCTCCTTTCCGTTCAAAGACCACGAGGACAGAGGCGGGGGCCGGTGGTGGCGCAGGAAGGGCACTATATGCCGGGCGCACTCCTCGGCGGCGTGGAGGTGCAGGTGATGGGTGCCGCCTTCCACCTCGTGGAACTCAAAGTGGGGGTTGTTCTTTCGCAGAATGTCGAAAATTGGAAAGTTGCGCGCCTCCACAAAGGGCGAAGCTCCGCCTTTAATCACCATGTAGGGTTTTTTCCGTATCCGGCCCGCCATTTCCGCGGCCAGTCCATTGTCGATCTCCGTGGTGTGGTAGAACTTCACCCGTCCGTCCCTCGAGAAGTAGAACTGGTCCGGATACAGCTGCGACTTGGTCACCTGTCGGTACAAGAGGTGCTGCGCGAACTCGGGGGCAACCGAATTATAGCTTCCTTTGGCGAGGACGTTGCGTAGCCGGGGCAGCGAGTAGGAGGGCGGCTCGTGCAGGTTAGCCTCGTCCTGACGCTCCTCCTCCACCAGATGCTTCTCGAAGCCCTCAGAAACATACTCCAGCTTGTGTCGGGGGCTCTTCATCACTTTGGGCAGCAGAATGTCCAGTGATATGACCAGGTCGACGGTGTGCGGAGCCAGGGCCGTATAGATAAAGCTTATGATGCCGCCCAGGGAGTGGCCCATCAGAGACACCTTGGTCCACCCGTACTCCTTCATTACCAGGGGCACCAACAATACATAGTCATCAATGCTGTAGTGCATTCCCGGCGGCAGGTGAGAGGATCTGCCATAGCCCGGCAGGTCGATGCACAGAACTCCGAGGTAGTCGGGCAGCAAGGGAATCAGTCTATCAAAGGTGCCCAGATTGTCCAGCCACCCGTGGATCGCCAGGATGGGCCGCTCAGTTCGGTTGCCATACCAGCGGCCCGCTATGTGGCCCCAAGGCACGGCGATTTTCACAGCCTCGCTCTGGAAAGAGATTACTTTAATAGTAGACTCTATGGTTATCTCACTGGGAgcgtaaacaaaacaaaatagtgCCAGCTCATTCTTTATCTTGTGGATCACTCACGTCGCTGAGGGTCAAGGTTCCCATCCCGCTCAGAGGCTTTGTGAACTTTGCTCGACGCCAATTTGTAGACTGGCTTTAGTAATTGTGCCACCACTTCCCCTTCTATCTGGAGTATCTGGCCGCAAAGTAGCCGATCGTACTCCTCCAAAGTTCAGCGCTGACTAACTTGTAGTGTCATTCCCCATGCTTTTAAAAGCCAAAGAGAATGGGTTGGAGCGAGCTTTTAAGAGAGTAGGCCAAATGGGCTTAAAGAGAACACAACATTCTTTATAAGAGTGTGCACATATTTTTGGGTCGTCTTTTGGATTGATATTTCAGTTAGCGTATGTTTTATGCGTTACTTAAAACTTAATTCTAAatgaaatagtattttttttctaatctATACTGTCTTTTCCAGCGGAGGTGATGGTAAAATCGTCTCCTCGTTCGGCGATTAGCGCAGGTCAACTTCTATAGTACAATAATCTCCAGATAAGGCGGAACCTTGGTCGACCAGCCAGTAATCGGACTATGAACCACTAGCTTCATAGCTTACTGCGCTTCTTATTGCCCCAGCCGAAGAAGCCGTTTCTCCGACTTTGCACTTTGTGGCTCCGGACCTCTTCTCTTCCGCTCAGTGACCAGGAAGTGAGGGGCGGAGGCCGATGATGCTGGATGAAGGGCACTATGTGCCGGGCACACTCCTCGGCGGCGTGCAGGTGCATGTGGTGGGTGCCACCCTCTATGCTGTGGAACTCGAAGTGGGGATTGTTCTCCGCCAATATAGATATTGGTCCCTCAGCAGGGACCCGAGGGGGAAGATACGGCGACAGGCCGCCCTTGATGATGAGGAAGGGCTTTTTTCGGAGCTGCCTGGCCATTTCCACAGCGAGTCCTGGGTCGATGTCGATGTAGTGGTAGTGCTTGACTCTTCCGTCCCGCGAGAAGTAGTACCTCTCGGGATACAGTTGCGACTTGATCACCTGCCTATGTAGCAGGTTCGGGGCGAATTCAGGGGTCACAGAGTTGTGGCTGCCTTTGGCGAGAAGGTTCGCCAGCTGAGCAAAGGTGTACGACGGTGGTTCGTGTAGGTTTCCCTGATCCTGACGCTCAGCCTCCACCAGAAGCTTCTCCAAGCTCTTACCCATGTAATCTATATCCACGCGCAGTGGAATCAAGATGTCCAACGAAATGATCATGTCGATGGTGTGTGGGGCTAGTGCTCCGTAAATGAAACTCAGCACTCCGCCCAAGGAGTGGCCCATTAGGGAGACCTTCTTCCAATTGTACTCCCTCATTACTCTGGGAATGATGTAGACGTAGTCGTTAATACTGTACTGCACTCCCGGCGGCAGGTGCGAAGATCTGCCATGGCCCGGCAGGTCGATGCAGAGCACTCCGATGTAGTCGGGCAGCAGGGGAATCAGCCGGTCGAAGGTGCCAGAGTTGTCGAGCCAGCCATGGAGTGCCAGGATGGGCCGTTCCGTCCGGTTTCCATACCACCGACCCGATATGTGGCCCCAGGGTGCGGGTATTCTCACCTCATCGTACTGGTCAAAAGGATACACAATGAATAAGAGTACCATTAATATTTCTACCCTCCTCTCTCACATCCTTTAAAGATAAAGTTCCCATTCCGTCGAAGATAAgagcatttatttttaatcttggTGGTTGAGCTGCTTGTCTTTCCGTCTCACTGCGGTAACCACTTTTTCTGAACTAAATCATACCAATGGTTTCTGATTCTGGTGCATCTATAATATGAGAGTACTTTTTTAAAGAGAAGTACTTCCAATACTGAAAGCTCATCGACAAATCTTTTCCCGCCAGTTCATGTTATATCAACCACAATATAAGTTGAATGAAAAATGAGCAACTTTGTGTCAAGCACTTGCATTAAATCGCAGATAAAAATCAATGAGAAAGCTTTTTAAACTCTCCCAATAAGAAAGTGAGCATCAAAGCTCACTTCTCTCATGAAGATTATGTGCACTGCAAGAAACTAACAGATCTTATAAGCAACCCACAAGAAAATtggacgaaaaatctaaaaatatatattgttcCTAGGTAGTCGAtacagaaatcgtttaaggtattccgttcaaaAATCGGATAATttttggaaaagatatagccatcgctggggtcCACATAGCTCCTCCTATGCATTCTTCATCACTTTGGAAAAGGACACCCCAGAAAATGggactaaaaatctaaaaaaaaatttgtttgtagattttgatgcacattgatggagaatcgatctagaaatcgtttaaggtatcccgctcaaAAATCGgataatttttggcaaagatatagccatcgctgggggccgtATAGCCCCTCCTATGCACTCATCATCACTTTGGAAGGGGACTCCCCAGAAAATGagactaaaaatctaaaaaataattcgttTGTTGATTTCGATTAATGGAGAATCGTTCTACAAATCGTCTACGGTAATTTAAGGTTTAAGGTAAGGTTGCCACCATTTATAAAAGTAAATCGAAAACTTTTTTGGACCTGCCAAGCATTTattgttttgatttgttttttaactTCATGAACATTCTTTGTTTTGGTGTTACTCTTTAATCCTGAGAATATGAATTCTTTCAATTAATTTCACAgcttattttttgttagttttttaTCTAAGCCGATTTTATTTGGTCCGGAACGGTGAGTTCGAATGAAAGGTGCAATGTATTGGGCGCATTCTTCGGGCTTCTGAAGATGGACGTGGTGACTGGCGCCCTTAACTTCGTAGAACTGGAAATTGGGATTGTCTTGGGACAGAATAGTCATGGCTTCATCGCAGTTGTGCCCCACAAACGGCGAGAGGCCTCCCTTGATGATGAGGTAGGGCTTCCCCCGAATGCGTTTGGCCATCTCCGCGGCCAGTCCAGGCTCGATGTCGAATATGTGGTAGAACTTGACGCGGCCGTCCCTAGAGAAGAAGAGCTTGTCTGGATATATTTGGGACTTGGCGACCTGGCGGTGGAGCATGTGATCGGCCAATTTGAGGGGCACCGAATGGTTGCTGCCCTTGTCGAGGGCCACTCGCAGCTGGTTGAGGGTGAATGATGGAGGCTCCTGCGCGGAATCCACCTGACGACCCTCCTCTGCCAGGCACTTTTCGATGTCCTGGGTTATCTTGCTGGGATTTGTGACTCTCCGAGGCAGCAGGACATCCAGGGAGATGATCAGGTCCACGGTGTCCGGAGCCATGCTCGCGTACATGAAACTCATGACGCCGCCCAGAGAGTGCCCCATCAGGGAGACCGTCGACCATCCGAACTCCTTCATTATCAAGGGGATGATGTAGACGTAGTCGTAGACACTGTAGCAGATCCCAGACGGCAGACGTGATGATCTTCCGTGCCCCGGCAAATCGACGCAGAGCACTCCCACAGAGTCCGATATCAGGGGTATCAGGCGATCGAAGGTGCCCAGGTTATCCATCCAGCCGTGGATGGCCAGAATTGGTCTTTCCGCTCGATTCCCATACCAGCAGCCGGAAACGCACCCCCAGGGCGCTGGAATCGTTACATCTATGTAGTTCAAAGTACACTAAAAGAATATTTTGTCCAATGAGAGAGTTTATTTTGGGgcccaaaataaaacaaacaaatactGGCAAAAGTTTTGCAAAAAACAAGCAGATCTGATAAGAATGTACCGCTCATATGACCGTGACCGCGCAAAAACATAATCATGTTTATAGCTTTGCCCTGGAAGAGGGTACATTAGTGTGGCCTTGCAGTTGGACAAAATATCATTATGAAATAtaatgattttttgaaaatttaaaaccgAAGCACCTTTTACTTACATTTGATGCAAGGTTCTCCATACCGACAGCAATCTTGTGTTGTTTTTCTTAGGGTAGTTGAACTCGAATATCTGCTCTATGACTCTATATCGGTAGCCTGAAGGGTGAATTTATCTCCTTTtgcttatttaaattttactttCGAATAGGGACATCCAATGGCAATAACTCGCGATTGTTACTCCCAATAGACTCGCTCAGGCAACTCACGTCTCGACGCTTGGACGCCTTTGATTCAACTAATCTGCTTCGCTTGCTCCAGCCGTAAAAGTTCACTTTCATTTGCCAAAATTCTGAGATAAGCAGTGACgccaaaaaatggaaaaaagtttgaatCAATAAAAGTTCATTATCGTTGCTGACGACTTCCCTGCTTTTTACGAATTTTTCTATGTTTAAAGGTAAATCGGAGACCTATAGCTCCCCGACCTATCGATGTCTGCAGTCAGTAAACTCTTGTGGTTTTTTGGGAAAGTGTCGATTGCTACATGATTCCCCAATCGCATTGAGTCCATTTATGCCCATATGTTCCCATCGATGCACACGGGTGCGCTGGCATGACCAGGAGTGGATGTGCTTTTGGTCCTTTTTTAAGCGTTTTTTTAAAGGTTTGTACGTGCTGATTTCATTTTGTGCCACTGCTTGTAGTGACCTTGTTTTTTTGTGGGAAATCTAATCGCGACTTTCAGTTGTTAAATTAGGATACATCTCCATTAAGTTTTgaacaaaaacccaaaacactgaatgccatttccatttctgGTTGCCTTGAGACCTCTTCCTTCTCGGCTGTGTCGCAAGTGTGATTACCTTCCGCTGTCATTCTCCTTCGCTGCACTGACTTCTACACCCGATCCAGCCAAAGGGGCTAGGCTGACCCCTAATTTGCATTCAACCGAGCTTCCTATAGCATTTCAATCGTGTGTGCAGGAGGCTGCAACCATGATTTATCTTTAATTTATGTTTCAGTAATTTATCATGTCTGCTGGGGTCATGCCAACATTTCATCTCCTACATCCCACATCCTACGAGCAGCACCACTTCTGGGCCATTTCCCCTGGCACTAGCTCCCTGGTCCCACACCTCTTAGCCTCGCCATGCAAATTGTCTTGAGCATTCCCCAAAGTGAAAGTGCCATTTCACAGGCGGAAGGCGCCCGCTTCCCCTCCACGAGAACTGGGTGCGTGTGTATTGGCCTTGAATCCATAATTTGCCTGTCAACGGCAGCAATGTCGTTGTCGCCGTGGCCCAAAAATGTGGCCCAAAGTGTGTTCGTAATTGAGTTCAAGCATTTGGAAGCCAATTATGACTTCCACATTTTCACCCACTTTTCGCCAAAAGCAGCCGCTCCTTTTGTGCTTTTCTCCTGCCAATCAACCGAGTGGGGCGTCCGTTGCCATCCTTTTCTTATTCCCTTTTTAATTGCCTCTGCCACTTAAcatatgcaaattaaatttaatttttctccCTTTAATCAATACATTCTTTGACCCTTTTCGGGTCGCCATCTCCGGAAGCACCTTGAGTGAGAAAACAGCTCACCTTCAgtttgataaatatttatgatggCCAATGGACGTGGTTTTGGTCAAAGGAACAAAGAAAGGGTTGCCGGATGAAGAGAGTAGGAggagaaaagaaaataaataaacaatattcTGGAGCACTCGCAGGAACTCTGCGCTATCAACTCGGCAACCTGCAAGCCAAGTGTGTGAAGCCCCAGAAGGAAAAAGCTTGAGCCGGGGATCagcttaacaaaaaaaaaaaaacggccGGAAGTCTCAAACTGATACGCTGCAACGGggaaaaaatagtaaaatggATGATGGGTGAATGGAAACGACTGGAACGACTCTATTGTCAGTCCAATTCTCTAGATTATATTCAGTTTTTGTGGGGCTCAGCCATTACTACTTATACCCTTCCAGTAAGGGGTATCGAAATAGTGAGTGAGTGGAGTGAGCAAATACCCTCCCAGGCTATTAAGGATATAGGTTGCTACTTTTTCCCGGAATTTCTTTGGAGGAAAGTGCGGTAAAGAGCCCAAACAATAGGGCCGGGAAAAAAGCGCCGGCAGCATGAGTGTGTGTAAGAAATTGCATTAAGAAATCATTTTCGTTGAAGGCTTTATACTCCCCATCCGGGAGAGACACTTTGCTTTGGAGGACTCACTGCTCGGAGTCTAATTCAAATGAATTATTTGAGTCAGAAAGTTTTTCGCTGGGCATGCGGTTATAACAACATTTCTTTGGCTAGTGAATTTGgctattatattatataagcCAGTGGGGTGCATGCGTTTGCATATGCATGTGGCTGGTGTCCGCCTGTGTGTTCATATAATTGTGTTTCCTCTAATTATAATGCAGAGCTGGAAATTTGCATTTGAACACATTTACATGAAGCTTTGCAGGGCAGACCCTGCACTACCAGCTACCACTAGCACaccaaaataacaattaaaaattcctgaaaaTTACGTATGTAAACCAGAGCTTTGTGGCATGAAATTTGATGCTGCACTTCTGATTCCCTCATCCGCCTTTATTAATTGAAAGGTAAAGCATTTGGGGCTTGTAAGTTTGGCAAATTTCAGGAGGAGTTCTGTAAATTTCACCATTTCTAAATAGATTTGAAAAGTGTATGCTTTCAACACCTTATCCCATATGACATGCCTTTTAATTTTTGTCACAAGATCGTTAATAACATAAACAGTAATGATATATCATGTCAGAAAACCAGAGTCTGTAGTTACAACAAAAATGCTACGCTCCAGGGCTCATTATCCACTTGATTTCCAAGGTCACGCCCGTGACAAAGCCTGCTATGATTTATGAACTTGGCCCTGCTAATCCGCCCCATTGTTCCACCTAAGCATCCAATTGTTTATGTTGATATTCAGCTAATCAAGTGACCAGCGCGTGGCTCTCCGCCCCAATCCCGATAAATTAATTAACCGCATAATTTATGATTGTTGCCACAATGACTTCGGCTTTGCATTTTTTCTTCGGGTTCGCTTCACTTTCTTCCGTTTGTGGccttatttattaaattgtgGCCAAATGTTTCCTCCGGCAGTTCATAAATAAGTCGCATAATTTATGCATTGTCATATATTGACTAACGGCAGTGGAGGAAGCCTAACTCCCGAGAGTCCCCGGGACAAACCGATTGTTTACACTCTCGAATCGAAAACTCAATTGCCTGGCACTCAATTTGCATCGGAGGCAGCACGGAACGGAACGGAAGATTTCATAATTCAAACTCTTCGATTTATGGCCAGCTGGTGTTTTCTGGCATTCTCGGGAGGGTTCATCGGGGTCCCCCAGCCAACAAACCCATCCAAACACGACGCACTTGAGTCTACTCCCTAGCAATCATAATTTACGGTTCCCGAACCCCAAAAACGCACTTCACTTGTGCGTAATGCCAAGACAATTGTGTGCACAAGCTGCAGACAGGAACTGCCAGTCCACAGGGAGAAAAAGTTtcaattttggatttatttGGCCGAATTACATGGAGCTGAATAGGACTTTATTTTGTGATTATCTCGCTTAACTCGTGCCTTAACTAATACCTCTTATATTAAATCTATTTTGTAGACAGAATCTCAGTGCATTTCTCTGGAAAAGCCACCCACTTCATCCTGCCCAGCTGCGATTACCCCTTCGACCGTGTGTTGTTACCCTATATCGGATCTTGTCTGGCCATAAATTTCCGTTTTTGGTTAACTCCTGCAACTGCTGCTACCAACTTCCGTAGGTGGCAGGGCGTAGTTGTATGCCCCGGGTAGAAATGCACAATAATCCCAGGAGGGGCGTGGAACGTGTGACTCTCTTGTGGGCCTCTAGTGTTCTCCGAAATTAAACTGGCCCCAGCATTCTGCTGATCCTTCGTCCGCAATTGGAGATTGCAGTTGAAAAAAGTTTGCCGTTCAAAGTTCACTTTTTGATTCGGTTTCCAGTGTTGTGACATTTGCAATTTATCTATAAACCTACATATTCTCGGGTTTGTGGATGCGGCTGTTTGCGGACGCTCTCCGAGAAACTTTCAACATGTTGGCCGTAATTGAACTCTGAAAAATGTCACAAACACAGCTCAAAGCGGTTCTCTAATTACAATCTGGCATTGGTTCATTGTCTCTGTGGAATGCGGACAGAAATTTACTGGCTTATTTCTGTTTTAATTGAGCTCGAGTAACTAACCGAACCATAAATCCATTGACGGCCTTTCGGCGCAAAGCAAAGTTGCATTTCGTTTCGAAATGGCAACTGGCTGGTCCTCAAATATTTTCCTCTTTTGGCATTCATAGTTTCTGCCGAGCGATCCGGCAagttttctaattaaaaacaaattcatGCATCCAATTTGcatgaaattcaattaaacTTTTTGTCTCCGGTTGATCTGATATGTTCTCGGCCTTCCTGAATTAATCATACGCACTGTTGTCTCTGATACTGTGTGCCAGCAATCAAGATTCTATCTAAGCCTGACAAGCTCACATTAGTTGGAACAACTATCCCCTTCCACCACAACTTGATG of the Drosophila ananassae strain 14024-0371.13 chromosome 2R, ASM1763931v2, whole genome shotgun sequence genome contains:
- the LOC6507560 gene encoding probable serine hydrolase yields the protein MGTLSLKDYDEVRIPAPWGHISGRWYGNRTERPILALHGWLDNSGTFDRLIPLLPDYIGVLCIDLPGHGRSSHLPPGVQYSINDYVYIIPRVMREYNWKKVSLMGHSLGGVLSFIYGALAPHTIDMIISLDILIPLRVDIDYMGKSLEKLLVEAERQDQGNLHEPPSYTFAQLANLLAKGSHNSVTPEFAPNLLHRQVIKSQLYPERYYFSRDGRVKHYHYIDIDPGLAVEMARQLRKKPFLIIKGGLSPYLPPRVPAEGPISILAENNPHFEFHSIEGGTHHMHLHAAEECARHIVPFIQHHRPPPLTSWSLSGREEVRSHKVQSRRNGFFGWGNKKRSKL
- the LOC6507561 gene encoding probable serine hydrolase, which codes for MGTLTLSDSEAVKIAVPWGHIAGRWYGNRTERPILAIHGWLDNLGTFDRLIPLLPDYLGVLCIDLPGYGRSSHLPPGMHYSIDDYVLLVPLVMKEYGWTKVSLMGHSLGGIISFIYTALAPHTVDLVISLDILLPKVMKSPRHKLEYVSEGFEKHLVEEERQDEANLHEPPSYSLPRLRNVLAKGSYNSVAPEFAQHLLYRQVTKSQLYPDQFYFSRDGRVKFYHTTEIDNGLAAEMAGRIRKKPYMVIKGGASPFVEARNFPIFDILRKNNPHFEFHEVEGGTHHLHLHAAEECARHIVPFLRHHRPPPLSSWSLNGKEVQISARQRRMEQERFFERRKISKL
- the LOC6507559 gene encoding probable serine hydrolase isoform X2 translates to MDNLGTFDRLIPLISDSVGVLCVDLPGHGRSSRLPSGICYSVYDYVYIIPLIMKEFGWSTVSLMGHSLGGVMSFMYASMAPDTVDLIISLDVLLPRRVTNPSKITQDIEKCLAEEGRQVDSAQEPPSFTLNQLRVALDKGSNHSVPLKLADHMLHRQVAKSQIYPDKLFFSRDGRVKFYHIFDIEPGLAAEMAKRIRGKPYLIIKGGLSPFVGHNCDEAMTILSQDNPNFQFYEVKGASHHVHLQKPEECAQYIAPFIRTHRSGPNKIGLDKKLTKNKL
- the LOC6507559 gene encoding serine hydrolase-like protein isoform X1, with the protein product MENLASNCTLNYIDVTIPAPWGCVSGCWYGNRAERPILAIHGWMDNLGTFDRLIPLISDSVGVLCVDLPGHGRSSRLPSGICYSVYDYVYIIPLIMKEFGWSTVSLMGHSLGGVMSFMYASMAPDTVDLIISLDVLLPRRVTNPSKITQDIEKCLAEEGRQVDSAQEPPSFTLNQLRVALDKGSNHSVPLKLADHMLHRQVAKSQIYPDKLFFSRDGRVKFYHIFDIEPGLAAEMAKRIRGKPYLIIKGGLSPFVGHNCDEAMTILSQDNPNFQFYEVKGASHHVHLQKPEECAQYIAPFIRTHRSGPNKIGLDKKLTKNKL